A single genomic interval of Numenius arquata chromosome 14, bNumArq3.hap1.1, whole genome shotgun sequence harbors:
- the MOSMO gene encoding modulator of smoothened protein, translating to MDKLTIISGCLFLAADIFAIASLANPDWINTGESAGALTVGLVRQCQTIHGRDRTCIPPRLPPEWVTTLFFIIMGIISLTVTCGLLVASHWRREATKYARWIAFTGMILFCMAALIFPIGFYINEVGGQPYKLPNNTVVGSSYVLFVLSIFFTIVGLLFAGKVCLPG from the exons ATGGACAAACTGACCATCATCTCAGGATGCCTCTTCCTGGCCGCCGACATCTTCGCCATCGCCAGCCTGGCGAACCCGGACTGGATCAACACCGGCGAGTCCGCGG GTGCTCTCACAGTTGGCCTTGTGCGACAGTGTCAAACCATCCATGGACGTGACAGGACCTGTATTCCTCCACGGCTGCCTCCTGAGTGGGTCACTACGTTATTTTTCATCATTATGGGAATCATTTCACTAACTGTCACATGTGGTTTGCTGGTGGCTTCCCACTGGCGAAGAGAAGCTACTAAATATGCCCGCTGGATAGCTTTCACTGGAA tgaTTCTATTCTGTATGGCAGCCCTAATATTTCCAATAGGATTTTACATCAATGAAGTTGGAGGTCAACCATATAAATTACCCAATAACACAGTGGTTGGGTCTTCGTATGTACTGTTTGTCTTATCCATTTTCTTTACAATAGTGGGACTTCTATTTGCTGGCAAAGTTTGTTTACCTGGCTGA